One window from the genome of Epinephelus moara isolate mb chromosome 21, YSFRI_EMoa_1.0, whole genome shotgun sequence encodes:
- the LOC126383069 gene encoding arylsulfatase I-like, whose translation MQAAAAALTVLSVFFSLDCLCAQRTKPIQNERNAQNDETEPKKKNQPHIIFILTDDQGFNDIGYHNPTIKTPTLDKLAAEGVTLENYYVQPICTPSRSQLITGRYQIHTGLQHSIIRPSQPSCLPSHMDTLPERLRDAGYTTHMIGKWHLGFYRKACLPTRKGFDTFFGSLTGSVDYYSYGSCDGPGLCGYDLHDDEGVAWGQEGKYSTTLFTQRARKILESHDPTGRPLFLLLSLQAVHTPLQTPKSYIYPYRDMANVARRKFAAMVSTVDEAVRNVTYALRKYGYYRNSVIIFSTDNGAQPFTGGSNWPLRGRKGTYWEGGIRGVAFVHSPLLKRRRRVSKALMHITDWFPTLVGLAGGNTSQSHGLDGFDVWPAISEGKESPRQEILHNIDPLHKPHAQTMSWDVSAEEPSVVKGPKNPKKKRILMQKPKQKSAFKLKKPPTFPHPAAKPHPKPKSKPLPKPKLKPLPKSKLKPKPKPKPKPTTKVYPQKQRQSHYKPPLESHYSGAPSAKGTSHPKTQPHIKSRLKLKSRRNISQKQNLSRERPPQPKSKTKLKVHLKSKSRRTLFQHQNMSHPVPQLSFQPVWDASVQAAIRVGDWKLLTGDPGHGDWVPPQVLPTLPGRWWNLERAVSSRPKSSTLKNVWLFNITADPCERQDLADQRPDVVQQLMARLAYYNRTAVPVYFPPDDPRADPNQHSGAWVPWVEEEEDEEGKYNGVYKKGKSGKKKRKKPKCPLCELRSFFLKLNTRMMSNRI comes from the exons atgcaggctgctgctgctgctctgactgTGCTGAGTGTTTTCTTCAGCCTGGACTGCCTGTGTGCTCAGCGGACCAAACCAATTCAGAATGAGAGAAACGCTCAGAATGATGAGACAGAACCGAAGAAGAAGAACCAGCCGcacatcatcttcatcctcaCGGACGACCAG GGCTTCAACGACATCGGCTACCACAACCCGACCATCAAGACTCCCACTCTGGACAAACTGGCGGCGGAGGGCGTGACGCTGGAGAACTACTACGTTCAGCCCATCTGCACGCCGTCACGCAGCCAGCTCATCACGGGCAG ATATCAGATCCACACGGGACTGCAGCACTCCATTATCAGACCCAGTCAGCCGAGCTGTCTGCCTTCACACATGGACACTCTGCCTGAGAGGCTCCGCGACGCCGGCTACACCACGCATATGATCGGGAAGTGGCACCTGGGCTTCTACAG GAAGGCGTGCCTGCCCACCAGAAAGGGGTTTGACACTTTCTTTGGTTCCTTAACAGGAAGTGTGGATTACTACAG TTATGGGTCCTGTGATGGCCCTGGGTTGTGTGGGTACGATCTCCATGACGACGAAGGTGTGGCGTGGGGCCAGGAAGGAAAGTACTCTACCACGCTCTTCACACAAAGAGCTCGCAAGATCCTCGAGAGTCACGACCCCACGGGCAGGCCGCTCTtcctgctgctctccctccaG GCAGTTCACACTCCTCTACAGACTCCCAAGTCCTACATCTACCCCTACCGTGACATGGCGAACGTTGCCAGGAGGAAGTTTGCTGCCATGGTGTCCACAGTGGACGAAGCGGTCCGAAATGTAACCTATGCTCTGAGAAAATATGGATACTACAGGAACAGCGTCATCATCTTCTCTACTGACAATGGTGCCCAGCCTTTCACAGGAGGGAGCAACTGGCCACTGCGAGGCCGAAAG GGTACGTATTGGGAAGGTGGAATCCGAGGAGTGGCGTTCGTGCACAGCCCCCTGTTAAAACGCAGGAGGCGGGTCTCCAAGGCTCTAATGCACATCACTGACTGGTTCCCCACACTGGTGGGCCTGGCCGGGGGAAACACCAGCCAG AGTCATGGGCTGGATGGTTTTGATGTTTGGCCCGCCATCAGTGAAGGGAAGGAGTCACCTCGTCAGGAGATCCTTCACAACATTGACCCTCTGCACAAACCTCACGCTCAAACCATGAGCTGGGACGTCAGCGCAGAGGAACCCTCAG TAGTCAAAGGCCCAAAGAAtccaaagaagaagaggatCCTGATGCAGAAACCAAAGCAGAAGTCAGCATTCAAGTTGAAGAAACCTCCAACATTTCCCCATCCTGCTGCTAAGCCTCATCCCAAACCTAAATCCAAGCCACTTCCCAAACCGAAGCTTAAACCCCTCCCAAAGTCAAAACTCAAACCCAAACCTAAACCCAAACCCAAACCCACCACCAAAGTTTACCCTCAGAAGCAGAGACAGTCACATTACAAACCTCCTCTGGAGTCCCACTACAGCGGTGCTCCATCAGCAAAAGGAACATCTCACCCTAAAACTCAGCCTCATATCAAATCACGTTTAAAGTTGAAATCCAGGCGCAACATATCCCAGAAACAGAACCTGTCCAGGGAAAGACCACCTCAACCAAAATCCAAGACAAAGCTCAAAGTACATTTAAAGTCAAAGTCCAGGCGGACGTTATTCCAACACCAGAACATGTCCCATCCAGTGCCCCAGTTAAGTTTCCAGCCAGTGTGGGACGCATCGGTCCAGGCTGCCATCAGAGTTGGAGACTGGAAGCTGCTAACAGGAGACCCAGGCCATGGAGACTGGGTCCCCCCACAG GTACTTCCCACTCTCCCTGGTCGCTGGTGGAACCTTGAACGTGCTGTCTCATCAAGACCCAAATCCTCCACGCTCAAGAACGTCTGGTTGTTCAACATCACGGCCGACCCGTGCGAGCGGCAGGACCTGGCAGACCAGAGACCAGATGTGGTCCAGCAGCTGATGGCCCGACTCGCCTACTACAACCGAACAGCCGTGCCGGTTTATTTTCCTCCTGACGACCCTCGGGCCGATCCCAACCAGCACAGTGGAGCCTGGGTACCCTGggtggaagaagaggaggacgaggagggaAAATATAATGGAGTGTACAAGAAAGGTAAGAGCGgtaaaaagaagaggaagaagccaAAGTGCCCGTTGTGCGAGCTGCGGTCGTTCTTTTTGAAACTCAACACCAGGATGATGTCTAATCGGATCTGA